ATGGATGTCTTGTTCGTTTACTCAGGTTAATAATTCATAGGTCAATATCTTAGAACTGCTTCTAAACAGTTTGGAAAATTTGGACAAACTTTTCATTGCATCCTTCATCATGGTGTCttctatatatttaaaaatatatatatatggcttTTCATGTAACGTTCTTACATAATCAAAATGTAATTGTACCATGCAACAATATCACATGAACAAGAAGCCCTCTGTGTACGGATAATTCAACCATCTACCCTATTTTAAGATTTTGTTGTTAAAACATCACCGATTCCAAAAACTCCAACATTGAGCAAAAAGAACAGTTCTCAACTTGCATGAATTATAATGCTTGTGACAAACGCTTCATATAAACCACCCCTTCAAAGTCGTATCAAGGCGATCAAGACAGCTTTTTGGGTCTTGTGTGTATAAACCATTACCATCACCGTAGCTCATCTAGATTCATGCAGAAAGCAAATTCCTCAACTGTTCTATTGAGTCCTTTTGCATTGAACATCCGCAACAAGATGGCGAATGTGAGGGGCGTACCATTTTACTCTCTCGACATGTTCTATCGAGATATCCCAACAATGACCTGAAATAGAAAATCACTCAAGTCAATTTTAGATCAAAtggtttttatatttataaatattcccaacttggaaaaaaaatggaagaaaaaagaaaccttCAGATTTAGCAATTTCTGTTATCGAGTGTAGGAGGTGTTGAGTCCACTGTTCTTCTTTCGAGTCCTTCACATTACCATGCACATGTAGTGTCCCACCTTCACTTCTGCATATTTGGTTTCAGCATTGAATGAAATTATTGAAGATGATGACGTAGATTAGAAAAAGCATAGTACTCGTCATGAATGAAGCAAGAAAAGGAAGTCTTCATTCAAATATGTGGTTTTTCAACTTTTGATAGCATATAAGTGCCTCAGGAGGTGAAGCCATCTCATGGTCAGATAatcaaaaaattataaatgaagTATATAGGAGGTTCCTAAGATGCAATCCGAATCCAAGGCACAAAATATCACCTCAATGCCCTTACAGCAGTTACCCAGCTACCCTCACTTgttggaagaagaccaagacaaaCCCGATCAGCAACTCcctaaaaaacaataacaaaatacAATACGGAGCAGCAGTAAATTTCCATCCAAAGAAGTATATCAGACCTTACAAATCTATTACTATCTGAGGATGGATGCATGGGTGTAATGTAAATACTCTTTATCCCTATTCCGAGTTACAAACCAAGTATTTTTGGTTGAAATAAGATGATATTAacttttaaatgataaccttCCACACTCCCTAGTAAGTCCATAATACTgtttaaaccctaaaccctaatcAATGAGTCCTAAGTCTAATTAATATGAGCCGCTAATAACACATTCTTAAATTTGGAAAGTAGATTTTAGAGAACTGAATGAACCTTAGGTGCTGTTTCCCGGTTATCTCCTTCAAGAACAACACAACGATTGCTCACGCAATTAGCTTGTAAATTACGTTTAAGTGCCTCAATTGCGTGAGGATTCCACTCACAAGCATAGACCAGCTTTGCTTTAGCCCTGATCAGTCAATAGGCACCAAAGTTATAAATGCATAAGAATTTCGAAAAAATGTTTGTCATAATTTATTTCATGAGCAAACATGGATTGTTCTTAATGTCTTCACTGTGTCATTAATCTATGGAGCTCggcaaaaatgaaaatattggcCAACTTTTTAGCTTAATATAAATTGTCAAGAGATGTTACTGCCCTAACTTCGACAAATCTGTGGTTGGCCAATTTGACATTAACACAATTTAGATGAATCAGAAGAAAAACTAATCGGAAATATCGTAATCAATTTGAAGAGGAAGGaatagaagaaagaaagaaagtggTCAAAGAACAAAGTAATGTACCCGACAAGAAACGGCAACACAAAATATCCAATTCCAGCAAATAAATCCACAATGGTCTCCTCTTTACAATCTTGATGGGCCATCCGTAGCTTCTCAGAAAGATTTCCCCAGGAAAACATGCACTTAGTGGCATCGAAAGAATAACTTATTCCATTTTCTCTATGGTCAACCCAACCATTATCCCCCACAAGAATCTCCAAGTTACTATCCCTTGTACCAGTAGAAGCAACCCTTCCCTAAAAAAATATGTGCAAGTAACAAAGAcaagttaatttataaatttctgGGAGTTCAAATCTCCTAAAAAATGTCATTTACTGATTGAAAAGCAGATAAAAGAATGAAGAGCAGATAATAATCGTTTTGAACTAATGATCTCAGCtgatctttttcttttctggtaaaagaattattaaaaaaaaatcatgttcaACTCCTGAAGGTGCAATTGAAGTAAGTTAAAGATGGCGTATTGCCCAGAGCAAGGGAGAGTGAGTTAGAGACACCTATTAAGTTGGATCCAAGGTTCATAAGGAACTTACTTGGCGAGCAAGACAATCAGTACCAAGTAATTTGGCAACCAATGGCCACAGCTCCACCCCAATAGCATCCCATGTAGGATCCTTAAAAGATGTGACTGGAAGCACAACAATATCCCCAAGTCTCTCCCATCTGAGAAAGCCAATAGATTTAACTTTTAGCAAGTGCAAAGCAATAAAATCATATCCACTCACAGAAGTGCCAGCATGATTGTCGGATACCTATTAAAGCATTTCTAACAGAAATGACATGTTCTTACCCTTTTCTACAATTAGGACGCCATATCAAACCTTGTGATACATACATCAATTcgaaatattgaaaaaaaaaacatgcagaTGGCAGgatggaagaaaaaagaaaacctcacaCACACCTTGTTGGCAGCTCCTCCAAAAGTCCTTCAGATAAGCCATTATGCTTTAGCAAGGAGGATACAGCTTCACTCATCTTTTTATAGGGAGATTTGGTTGCTGTTTTTATGTCAACAACTTCATCCACCAGTTTAGTTGCACCacatttctttaaaacattcaaaGCTTTTAAGTTAGAGGTCAGGCATCCTTCCCAACTTTCAGGTCCTGATACACGAAAGTCATTCTCCTGTTCAAGTTGATCTCCCCACCAGGACTGCTTTTCATCAAATATATCACAGAATTTGCCATTCACTGGAAAACAAATATGTGTTCCACTACCTCGTGAAGAAACATTTCTACCCATATCCAGCCATCCAAACTTCTTTAAAATGTCTTTCACTAATTTTGCatactttctttcaatttgtAAAACCCAATACAAAGCACCTTCTTTTTGTTCATGTGAATTGGATTTTTTAATATCCAAAATAAAGCCAGACGCTTCATTAAAACATTGAGCATTTCCGTTGGGGATACATTCTGGTTCTCTGTTCTCCTTCTCCAAGTCTTCAACTGGATGAGTCGCAAGCTTTTCTGTGTTTCCAGAATCCCCTAAAATAATCTCTGAGGACATCAATGGATGCAACCTAATCTTCATTGGCTCACTAAAGGTCGTCCCAAATGCATAACATGATGCCCCACCACCGACTAGAACAAGATCATCACCAACAACACTGGCTGTGCTACGAACAAATAATTCTTTGCCAATACAATTTAGGGACACATGCCTCCAACAACGACATTGCAAATCAAATAATGCTAACTCTTGATAGGTTTGCGTCACAGGGCAACCTCCAATAATTCCAAGATAATTTTTATACACAAACATTGCATGGGAGAACCTTGCACTCGGAGTTATCCCAgctatattttctttcttccaaTAACAAGTATCCGTATCAAAAGAATACAAGTCTCCAAGAGTTTTCTCCCCATCATACCCCccaaacatataaatatgtgaccCATAAGACACCATTGAGTGTGAATGACGACCACATGGCTGTTCACCACCAGCCTGTATTTCTTTCCACTGATGACTATCTGAGTCCAGGACAATCAAGGAAGATGAGATTTTGTCATTCTCTAGTCCACCAAACACATAAATTTTTGAGCCTACTCCTGCTGCAGCATGCCGGTGCCTGCATTAGAACTGTGAACATTAAGAATAGGAACGAGGTAAATTGTGTGAATCAGATAAGCATCCATTAATTGACCTGTTGCATTAGAACTCTAACAGTAGGGGTAGGGTGGGGGGGGAAGCTCTTTAGATTTTATTACTTGTTGCTTCTAGTCAATCCCTCGGTTCTTTAACCTTCTCTTACGAAAAGGATATTTCTCACACAGAAAGGAAACTGAAATGACAAAACGGCACAAAGACAATGCAGGAACCAAAACTTCACCTAGGTGAAAAGGGGCTTCCACTGCATTTTAGTAACGTCCATTTTTCCTGAGTGATATCAAAGACCCATACATCATTCAGAATGCACGTAGGATCTGTCCTGCCACCAATAACGTAAAGATGGTCTCCAACCAAAGATGATGTGTGACCCAAACGAGGAGATGGACTATCCTCTACATTGATTGTCTGCAATGTGCATGACAACATATCTAGTTGCAATAAATCATTTCTTCTTGCATGTCTGCCCATGCCTCCGAAACCACCAAAAGCAATAACTTTATTGTGGATAGTAGTGGCCGAGTGCCCCCAAATAAAAAGCTTCTCGATAGGTTCTCCAGCAATGTCTATCTGTTCAACAGATAGACTATAACTGTATGCTTCTGATGATCCTGCCAATGATTCAAAGACTCAGACTTGCTTTCAGATTAAAAGGAAAGGAGTCCTGCAATTACAAAATATCAGTAACAGTCAATACTACTTGGACTAGAATCAATACACCTTAATTACAGCATGTACATGTCTAAAGAACGTTGTCTATTTTATCATTTAAGTTGATACTTTGTTTGTCAAAGATGAAGAGATTTCTCCTGTTCTTTCAACACATAGTTTCATACAATATGAAACTAGTGCTAAGACTCTTCATTACCCTCTATATCTAATAATTGAAAAGTAGATATTAATCACCAACAGTTCCAATTACAAATTTCTCTCACGTTAAACATGAACGGGTTGCATTATCCATATACCAAAACATACGACGCTTAAATAATTGGAATTTTCAGATAGTGATCAAATTACCAGAATTGGCATTCCTAACCCCGCCTTCCAGCGCTGcaccatcatcatcatcagcACAACCATGTTCCTTGCTGTCCAGTGAATCATTGACATCCTCCATTGTCTCCCTCGATGAGTTTCCAAGACACGTTAGCGAAACATTAGAAACACTACTTTGCAATGCCCTCAGAAACCCATCGGTTCTCTTCTTATTGGCCACCATCTTCTCATTTGCTACATCGACAAGGTACTGGACATACTCGGGCGAGACCATAATCTTCTCGGTAGTCCCCAGCGGCACCTCCATTCGAATCGAACAGCGTATTGCAATTATCACACGCTTACTAGCACAGGTAATGCCTGATTCTCTGAACCCACAAGATATAGCAGTGGAAACCAGAGCCTGAGCTGATCCAAGATCCTTGCATTCAACTGCTATTATCAGAGGTTCAAACCTGAACACAAGCTCAGATAACTCCCTATTAGTTGATGGAGAACGGAAGAGGAGGTCGATCACCGAGTTGGGTTCGGCAAACTCATGACTAACAAAGAGCCAAGAACCACCTAGGGCTTTCTTCTTCGGCTTCGGGGCGGCGGCAGAGGTGGTACAGACTGGTTGGGCGAGAATAGAAATACGACCAGAGCAGGAACTTGTGGTGAAATAAGACGGATGGTTGTTGAGAGTGTTGATGAGAGGAATGATTGGAGTATCCAAGCTTCCCTTGGGTGATTTATCGGCCTCAGTTGAGCCCAGTGAAGCCATAGTCGCAGCTTTCCTCTTCTCAAATTCCATTCTCTTCGCTGCTTTCAAAAGCCTCCCCAAAATCCCAACCAGAATCGAAGGAGTTTCAACAACAGGGGAAAACGGCGGgcgatgaagattgaagaagaagtgAAACTGGTTCTCCCTTGAATTGGGCCAATGGCCCGTGTATCCATCCAAACATGGGCCGACCGAAGCCCATTCCGTTTACCCTTTTTCGTCTCTTTTCTAGGCGGGGGGGTTGCGTTTCTCGGCTAGGGGACAGATCAAACTCAGACGAATTGGAGTCGCGCAGCCGCATACACCATCCACAGTCAAATAGGAATGTACAAAGATCATGCCCCATCAGCGCGCGTAATGGAGCCCACCAGCAATCTGAAACGATGAAAATCGTTATCATAAACCTGATCCTAATTCGTCTGTTTCCCTCCACTCATTTCCCTCCTTCGTCCCTCAGAACAAAAGGCTCCAAAATG
The nucleotide sequence above comes from Benincasa hispida cultivar B227 chromosome 3, ASM972705v1, whole genome shotgun sequence. Encoded proteins:
- the LOC120073297 gene encoding tRNA wybutosine-synthesizing protein 2/3/4 codes for the protein MEFEKRKAATMASLGSTEADKSPKGSLDTPIIPLINTLNNHPSYFTTSSCSGRISILAQPVCTTSAAAPKPKKKALGGSWLFVSHEFAEPNSVIDLLFRSPSTNRELSELVFRFEPLIIAVECKDLGSAQALVSTAISCGFRESGITCASKRVIIAIRCSIRMEVPLGTTEKIMVSPEYVQYLVDVANEKMVANKKRTDGFLRALQSSVSNVSLTCLGNSSRETMEDVNDSLDSKEHGCADDDDGAALEGGVRNANSGSSEAYSYSLSVEQIDIAGEPIEKLFIWGHSATTIHNKVIAFGGFGGMGRHARRNDLLQLDMLSCTLQTINVEDSPSPRLGHTSSLVGDHLYVIGGRTDPTCILNDVWVFDITQEKWTLLKCSGSPFSPRHRHAAAGVGSKIYVFGGLENDKISSSLIVLDSDSHQWKEIQAGGEQPCGRHSHSMVSYGSHIYMFGGYDGEKTLGDLYSFDTDTCYWKKENIAGITPSARFSHAMFVYKNYLGIIGGCPVTQTYQELALFDLQCRCWRHVSLNCIGKELFVRSTASVVGDDLVLVGGGASCYAFGTTFSEPMKIRLHPLMSSEIILGDSGNTEKLATHPVEDLEKENREPECIPNGNAQCFNEASGFILDIKKSNSHEQKEGALYWVLQIERKYAKLVKDILKKFGWLDMGRNVSSRGSGTHICFPVNGKFCDIFDEKQSWWGDQLEQENDFRVSGPESWEGCLTSNLKALNVLKKCGATKLVDEVVDIKTATKSPYKKMSEAVSSLLKHNGLSEGLLEELPTRWERLGDIVVLPVTSFKDPTWDAIGVELWPLVAKLLGTDCLARQGRVASTGTRDSNLEILVGDNGWVDHRENGISYSFDATKCMFSWGNLSEKLRMAHQDCKEETIVDLFAGIGYFVLPFLVGAKAKLVYACEWNPHAIEALKRNLQANCVSNRCVVLEGDNRETAPKGVADRVCLGLLPTSEGSWVTAVRALRSEGGTLHVHGNVKDSKEEQWTQHLLHSITEIAKSEGHCWDISIEHVERVKWYAPHIRHLVADVQCKRTQ